The following coding sequences lie in one Capsicum annuum cultivar UCD-10X-F1 chromosome 5, UCD10Xv1.1, whole genome shotgun sequence genomic window:
- the LOC107870448 gene encoding pyruvate dehydrogenase E1 component subunit beta-3, chloroplastic-like (The RefSeq protein has 1 substitution compared to this genomic sequence) — protein sequence MAAIIQGIGAATALTSPNSLDIKKSFLSISPRSLSVRKGSSFVVSSDGRLSYGLNGRGGRAEHFITNAVAAKEDTAAASTSSKPGHELLLFEALREGLEEEMDRDPTVCVMGEDVGHYGGSYKVTKGLAPKYGDLRVLDTPIAENSFTGMGIGAAMTGLRPVVEGMNMGFLLLAFNQISNNCGMLHYTSGGQFKIPIVIRGPGGVGRQLGAEHSQRLESYFQSIPGIQMVACSTPYNAKGLMKAAIRSDNPVILFEHVLLYNLKERIQDEEYVLNLEEAEMVRPGEHVTILTYSRMRYHVMQAAKTLVNKGYDPEVIDIRSLKPFDLYTIGKSVKKTHRVLIVEECMRTGGIGASLTAAITENFHDYLDAPIVCLSSQDVPTPYAGTLENWTVVQPPQIVTAVEQLCQ from the exons ATGGCTGCTATTATACAAGGAATTGGTGCTGCTACTGCACTTACTTCACCCAATTCTTTGGATATCAAGAAGTCATTTTTATCCATTTCTCCTAGATCTTTGTCAG TGAGGAAAGGAAGTTCTTTTGTGGTTAGCTCTGATGGTCGCTTGAGCTATGGTTTGAATGGACGTGGGGGTAGAGCTGAACACTTTATTACTAATGCTGTTGCT GCAAAAGAAGATACTGCAGCAGCTTCTACTTCATCCAAGCCAGG GCATGAACTGTTGCTCTTTGAGGCTCTCCGCGAAGGTCTTGAAGAAGAGATGGACAGAGATCCCACTGTTTGTGTAATGGGTGAAGATGTTGGTCATTATGGAGGTTCGTACAAGGTGACTAAAGGCCTTGCCCCAAAATATGGTGATCTCAGGGTTCTTGACACTCCCATTGCTGAGAACTCTTTCACTGGTATGGGCATTGGAGCTGCAATGACTGGCTTGCGTCCAGTTGTTGAGGGAATGAACATGGGATTTCTTCTTCTAGCTTTCAATCAGATATCTAACAACTGTGGTATGCTCCACTACACATCTGGTGGCCAGTTTAAGATACCAATCGTCATCCGAGGTCCTGGTGGAGTGGGTCGACAGCTTGGAGCCGAGCACTCTCAACGCCTTGAGTCATATTTCCAGTCTATTCCTGGAATCCAGATGGTTGCCTGTTCAACCCCCTACAATGCCAAAGGCTTGATGAAGGCAGCTATCAGAAGTGATAACCCTGTGATTCTTTTTGAGCATGTGTTGCTCTACAACCTCAAGGAGAGAATTCCAGACGAAGAGTACGTGTTGAACCTTGAAGAAGCGGAGATGGTACGGCCCGGGGAGCACGTTACGATTCTAACTTATTCCAGAATGAGGTATCATGTGATGCAGGCCGCAAAAACACTTGTGAACAAAGGTTACGATCCTGAGGTCATTGATATCAGGTCATTGAAACCGTTTGACCTTTACACCATCGGGAAATCAGTGAAGAAAACTCATCGCGTGCTCATTGTTGAGGAATGTATGCGTACAGGAGGTATTGGTGCCAGCTTGACAGCTGCTATAACCGAGAACTTCCATGACTATCTCGATGCCCCAATCGTATGTCTGTCTTCACAGGATGTGCCAACTCCATATGCTGGGACGTTAGAGAACTGGACTGTTGTCCAACCTCCCCAGATTGTTACTGCAGTTGAACAGCTTTGCCAGTGA